Proteins from a genomic interval of Diaphorobacter sp. HDW4A:
- a CDS encoding UbiA family prenyltransferase — MSGPLSDTKNASARGCLRVLGSIRLDEVLVLQGTPMMGALLASSQLAGGLLSTQWWQLAALLVAGNLCLMAHVFVVNDWAEIKTDIQDPTRSARTFASKGVTRTAVGWLALATLFTSLLLLGMLNRESLMFGMLIVATSALYSLAPFHMKARPIGGTALHVIGGALHFLLGYAAIAPATLDAWAISVFFGLVFAAGHLNHEIRGLQGDRLNHIRTNAVVFGQRPCFVAAFILFSMAYALLLLLALQERVPRGLLVTALLYPVHGLFTWKALRNNLNAQSLLRLQTWYRLLYALVGVLIAWAVIWHQG, encoded by the coding sequence GTGAGTGGCCCGTTGAGCGACACGAAAAACGCAAGTGCACGAGGCTGTCTGCGGGTTCTGGGCAGCATACGACTGGACGAAGTACTGGTACTTCAGGGCACGCCGATGATGGGGGCGCTCCTGGCCTCCAGCCAACTGGCTGGCGGATTGCTGTCGACGCAATGGTGGCAATTGGCCGCGCTGCTTGTGGCTGGAAATCTGTGTCTTATGGCACATGTCTTTGTGGTGAACGACTGGGCTGAAATCAAGACAGACATTCAAGACCCGACACGTTCCGCGCGAACCTTTGCGTCCAAAGGGGTGACCCGCACCGCCGTAGGCTGGCTTGCACTTGCGACACTGTTCACAAGCCTGTTGCTGCTGGGGATGCTGAACCGCGAGTCGTTGATGTTCGGCATGCTCATCGTCGCCACCAGCGCGCTCTATTCGCTTGCGCCATTTCACATGAAGGCTCGTCCTATTGGTGGCACCGCGTTGCACGTCATCGGCGGTGCACTGCATTTTCTGCTCGGATACGCCGCCATAGCGCCCGCAACCCTGGATGCCTGGGCCATCAGCGTCTTCTTTGGACTGGTATTTGCCGCCGGGCATCTCAATCACGAGATTCGCGGACTCCAGGGCGACCGGCTGAACCATATCCGGACCAACGCCGTCGTATTCGGGCAAAGGCCATGCTTTGTCGCTGCTTTCATCCTGTTCAGCATGGCGTATGCCCTTTTGCTTTTGCTCGCCTTGCAGGAACGCGTACCGCGCGGGTTGCTGGTCACTGCGCTGCTGTACCCTGTTCACGGCCTGTTCACTTGGAAGGCGCTACGCAACAACCTGAATGCACAAAGCTTGTTGCGGCTGCAGACTTGGTATCGACTGCTGTATGCGTTGGTCGGTGTCTTGATTGCATGGGCGGTGATCTGGCATCAAGGCTGA
- a CDS encoding MetQ/NlpA family ABC transporter substrate-binding protein, with translation MSLVSTSRRSLLAAAVSVLAVSTASLGLAGGALAQDAGKKQLVIGGTAGSNIDQLQSGIVPLLQKKGYKVKLVEFNDYVQPNLALADGSLDANFFQHEVYFNQFKGDRKLDLVALTQGPIAPMGIYSKTRKSLTDAKSGDRIALPNDASNLARALLLVQQAGLIKVKTNVNPLRISELDIAENPQKLKFVPLDAAQLPRSLDDVQYAIINGNFAISSGLKLQDAVVLEKTPDHYLNIVAVKTKDKDSQWAKDLAEAFHSADFKTVVDTKFAGYAKPNFLQ, from the coding sequence ATGAGCTTGGTTTCGACTTCCCGCCGTTCCCTGTTGGCAGCCGCAGTGTCGGTGCTCGCGGTTTCCACGGCTTCGCTGGGGCTGGCTGGTGGTGCGCTGGCGCAGGACGCTGGCAAGAAGCAGCTGGTGATTGGCGGCACGGCGGGCTCGAACATCGATCAACTGCAGTCCGGCATCGTGCCGCTCCTGCAGAAGAAGGGCTACAAGGTCAAGCTGGTCGAGTTCAATGACTATGTGCAGCCGAATCTTGCGCTGGCCGATGGCTCGCTTGATGCGAACTTCTTCCAGCACGAGGTGTACTTCAATCAGTTCAAGGGCGACCGCAAGCTCGATCTGGTGGCGTTGACCCAAGGTCCGATCGCGCCGATGGGCATCTATTCGAAGACCCGCAAGTCGCTGACCGATGCCAAGTCCGGTGATCGCATCGCGCTGCCCAATGACGCGAGCAACTTGGCGCGTGCACTGTTGCTGGTGCAGCAGGCGGGGCTCATCAAGGTCAAGACCAACGTGAACCCGCTGCGCATCTCGGAGCTGGACATCGCCGAGAACCCGCAAAAGCTCAAGTTTGTGCCGCTCGACGCAGCGCAACTTCCGCGCTCGCTGGACGATGTGCAGTACGCCATCATCAACGGCAACTTTGCGATCTCCTCGGGTCTCAAGCTGCAGGATGCCGTGGTGCTCGAGAAGACGCCTGATCACTACCTGAACATCGTGGCCGTGAAGACCAAGGACAAGGATTCGCAATGGGCGAAGGATCTGGCAGAGGCTTTCCATTCCGCCGATTTCAAGACCGTGGTCGATACCAAGTTTGCGGGTTACGCGAAGCCGAATTTTCTGCAGTGA
- a CDS encoding ExeM/NucH family extracellular endonuclease: MTTASTTRSPFTFDTTPITRARTQWQALGGALLFGLTSVSALAGPASFNGRYEQNFDTLATSGATNVWDNGNTLTGWSLFRHDNSAFTAYRSGTGSDNNGAFYSFGASGAAERALGILISASAFNNPAAGSVAGWMALALKNDTGALVNALNVTFNGEQWRGGGNTNAQTMALQYGVGDSFESVASWQDAGDLFRWATPVVGATTASNLGNDNGRVGNLGGDLNNLQWANGQTLWLRWVNTRISGTNHGMAIDDLVVKTAGADTTAPTLSTSVPSAGATDVATSTSSITLSFNESVKVGSGSFELRQGANVLATLSVTDASKVAINGQTVTLTPGVALQANTAYSVVAVGAPVQDLSNNAWVVKTLAFTTGAPPSITRISAIQGSGDESPMQGMTVNVSAVVTAYMPGLSGFVLQEADADVDANPATSEGIFVYYGSNNPGVSAATVGKRVQVSGTVDEYNSQTQLKNLTAFQVIGDAVLPKPVPLMLPISDAALWERYEGMLVKVTSATSGGKLVVSNNYTLGRYGDVTLSPDQVLPQFTDVNAPSVDGFAAYVKTMQRSQIILDDNSSKSNPESVRGRNGQPLSASNSLRAGDGVDAIVGVLDQFYRASAPPEIYETSYRVQPTEPLKFTGAERPTASDLKAAVGVADLKVASANVLNFFSQVGDTGRNTSDVFTPPAAGSAPIGIRGANDATELDRQKAKIVANLVGLDADVYGLMEIQNNGYDASSAIQLLVGAMNASADKPSGADYDFIKAPFNQGSDVAMAGAGTDAITVAIVYRRDRIKPEGQAAVPNVTIYDAFTSGVGGARVPIAQTFSFNAPTGKEVFTIAVNHFKSKGSVLSSGDNEDKLDGQGANNPARLKTAEQLRAWLATQPTRATTKNVILLGDINAYSKEDPVTYLEKNGYSKVSQGYSYSFRGLWGSLDHIFVSTSLAGKVGKVVKWVINADEPPVLDYNTEYKTADQIANYYAATAYRSSDHNPIVMGLNFAAAPANQPPSISGVPAAVTAVAVGASTSLSSIKVADVDSEQLTLTLTVINGVVQGVTDADPQLAGLQLKGTPAAINSELAKASFVAAVQGDASVGLRLSDGVNDAVTATYSFKVSAVVTPGTGFELAPGAGGNVTGTLQGAGCKLASPPQYVTSQSQGITAMPSAGASLPHGLLVLNATGCDAGGVLTVTMNYSKPLPEGAELWKWGRTSDNTSKHWYRVPSTVSGQTVSFTLQDGGLGDDDLKADGNIADPTALVAPQAVTPPAATVAVPVLNAWGLLMLALSFLSFAPLARRLSRKG, from the coding sequence ATGACTACTGCCTCCACAACTCGCTCTCCATTCACATTCGACACGACACCTATCACGCGTGCACGCACGCAATGGCAGGCACTCGGCGGTGCACTGCTCTTTGGCCTCACGTCGGTCTCGGCATTGGCTGGACCTGCATCGTTCAACGGACGCTATGAGCAGAACTTCGACACGCTCGCGACCAGTGGCGCGACCAATGTTTGGGACAACGGCAACACGCTGACCGGCTGGTCGCTGTTCCGTCATGACAACTCGGCATTCACCGCCTATCGCAGTGGTACGGGCAGCGACAACAATGGCGCGTTCTACAGCTTTGGCGCGTCTGGAGCGGCGGAGCGCGCACTCGGCATTCTGATTTCCGCGAGCGCCTTCAACAACCCGGCTGCGGGCAGCGTCGCGGGTTGGATGGCGCTCGCGTTGAAGAACGACACTGGCGCGCTGGTCAATGCACTGAATGTGACATTCAACGGCGAGCAGTGGCGCGGTGGCGGCAACACCAATGCGCAGACGATGGCGCTGCAGTACGGTGTCGGCGATAGCTTCGAGAGCGTCGCGAGCTGGCAGGACGCCGGTGATCTGTTTCGCTGGGCCACGCCGGTAGTGGGCGCCACGACCGCCAGCAACTTAGGCAATGACAACGGTCGCGTCGGCAATCTCGGTGGCGATCTGAACAACCTGCAGTGGGCGAATGGTCAGACGCTGTGGCTGCGCTGGGTGAACACACGCATCAGCGGTACCAACCATGGCATGGCCATTGATGATCTGGTCGTGAAGACCGCGGGTGCCGACACCACCGCGCCAACGCTGAGCACCAGTGTGCCTTCAGCTGGTGCCACCGACGTCGCGACCTCCACGAGCAGCATCACGTTGAGCTTCAATGAGTCTGTGAAGGTGGGCAGTGGCAGCTTCGAGCTGCGCCAGGGCGCGAACGTGTTGGCGACGTTGTCAGTCACCGATGCATCGAAGGTCGCCATCAACGGCCAGACCGTGACGCTCACACCCGGCGTGGCGCTGCAGGCGAACACGGCGTATAGCGTGGTGGCGGTGGGCGCGCCGGTTCAGGATCTGTCGAACAATGCATGGGTCGTGAAAACGCTGGCGTTCACCACGGGAGCGCCTCCGTCGATCACGCGCATTTCGGCCATTCAAGGCAGTGGCGACGAATCGCCCATGCAGGGTATGACCGTCAATGTGAGCGCGGTTGTCACCGCCTATATGCCGGGGCTCTCGGGTTTTGTGCTGCAGGAAGCCGATGCAGATGTCGATGCAAATCCGGCCACGTCCGAAGGCATATTCGTCTACTACGGGAGCAACAACCCGGGCGTGAGTGCGGCCACCGTGGGCAAGCGGGTTCAAGTCTCCGGCACTGTCGACGAGTACAACAGCCAGACGCAGCTCAAAAACCTCACCGCCTTTCAAGTGATTGGCGATGCAGTGCTGCCCAAACCCGTGCCACTCATGCTTCCGATCAGCGATGCTGCGTTATGGGAGCGTTATGAGGGCATGCTGGTCAAAGTGACTTCGGCGACCAGCGGCGGCAAGCTCGTCGTCAGCAATAACTACACGCTTGGTCGTTATGGTGACGTGACCTTGTCGCCAGACCAGGTTCTGCCGCAATTCACGGATGTGAATGCACCCAGCGTGGACGGCTTTGCCGCGTATGTAAAGACCATGCAGCGCAGCCAGATCATCCTGGATGACAACAGCAGCAAGTCGAATCCTGAGTCTGTGCGTGGCCGCAATGGTCAGCCGCTCTCGGCCAGCAACTCGTTGCGTGCGGGGGATGGCGTCGATGCCATCGTCGGCGTGCTCGACCAGTTCTATAGGGCCAGTGCACCACCGGAAATCTATGAGACCAGCTACCGTGTGCAACCTACAGAGCCGTTGAAATTCACGGGTGCCGAACGCCCTACGGCCTCGGATTTGAAGGCAGCAGTTGGTGTTGCAGATTTGAAGGTTGCATCGGCCAATGTGCTCAACTTCTTCAGTCAGGTGGGGGACACCGGCAGAAATACTTCAGATGTCTTCACGCCACCTGCGGCAGGCAGTGCGCCCATCGGGATTCGCGGTGCCAACGATGCAACGGAACTTGATCGGCAGAAGGCCAAAATCGTCGCCAACCTCGTCGGGCTCGACGCTGACGTTTATGGACTGATGGAGATTCAAAACAACGGATACGACGCGAGCAGCGCTATCCAACTGTTGGTGGGAGCGATGAACGCGAGTGCCGACAAGCCGTCTGGCGCAGACTACGACTTCATCAAGGCTCCGTTCAATCAGGGCAGCGACGTGGCCATGGCTGGTGCGGGCACCGATGCGATTACCGTCGCCATCGTCTATCGCCGTGATCGCATCAAGCCGGAGGGGCAGGCGGCCGTGCCAAACGTGACGATCTACGATGCGTTCACCTCCGGTGTCGGTGGAGCCCGCGTGCCGATTGCACAGACCTTTTCGTTCAATGCGCCCACCGGCAAGGAGGTGTTCACCATCGCGGTGAATCACTTCAAGTCCAAGGGTAGCGTGCTCTCCAGTGGTGACAACGAAGACAAGCTTGACGGTCAGGGAGCGAACAATCCGGCTCGTCTGAAAACGGCCGAGCAGCTTCGTGCGTGGCTAGCAACACAACCCACCCGTGCCACCACCAAGAACGTGATTCTGCTGGGTGACATCAACGCCTACAGCAAAGAAGATCCGGTCACGTACTTGGAGAAGAACGGCTACAGTAAAGTCTCGCAAGGCTATTCCTATTCGTTCCGCGGCCTATGGGGCTCGCTCGATCACATCTTTGTGAGTACCTCGCTGGCGGGCAAAGTGGGCAAGGTGGTGAAGTGGGTCATCAATGCTGATGAGCCACCGGTTCTTGACTACAACACCGAGTACAAGACCGCCGATCAGATCGCCAACTACTACGCGGCCACGGCCTACCGATCGAGCGACCATAACCCTATCGTCATGGGGTTGAACTTCGCCGCCGCGCCCGCCAACCAGCCACCATCCATCAGCGGTGTACCTGCGGCTGTTACGGCGGTCGCGGTGGGTGCCTCCACCAGCCTCTCCTCTATCAAAGTGGCGGATGTGGACAGCGAACAGCTCACGCTCACCCTCACCGTCATCAACGGCGTAGTGCAAGGTGTGACCGATGCAGACCCGCAGCTCGCGGGGCTGCAACTCAAGGGCACGCCAGCAGCGATCAACAGCGAGCTTGCCAAGGCCAGCTTCGTCGCTGCGGTGCAGGGCGACGCCAGCGTGGGCCTGCGCCTGAGCGATGGCGTGAACGACGCCGTCACCGCGACCTATTCCTTCAAGGTGTCCGCCGTGGTCACGCCCGGCACCGGCTTTGAGTTGGCTCCCGGCGCGGGCGGCAACGTGACTGGCACGCTGCAGGGCGCGGGTTGCAAGCTTGCCTCGCCGCCGCAATACGTGACTTCACAAAGTCAGGGAATCACCGCCATGCCGAGCGCGGGTGCCAGCTTGCCGCATGGCCTGCTGGTGCTCAACGCCACGGGTTGCGATGCCGGTGGTGTCCTCACGGTGACGATGAACTACTCAAAGCCGCTGCCCGAAGGCGCCGAACTCTGGAAGTGGGGTCGTACGTCAGACAACACCTCCAAGCACTGGTACCGCGTGCCCTCCACGGTGTCCGGCCAGACGGTGAGCTTCACGCTGCAGGACGGTGGACTGGGGGATGATGATTTGAAGGCCGACGGCAACATTGCCGACCCGACCGCGCTGGTCGCTCCGCAGGCGGTGACTCCGCCCGCCGCGACGGTCGCCGTGCCGGTGCTGAATGCATGGGGACTGTTGATGTTGGCGCTGTCCTTCCTGTCGTTTGCGCCGCTGGCGCGACGCCTTTCGCGAAAGGGTTGA
- a CDS encoding DUF4124 domain-containing protein translates to MKPYKLLLLTVACTWAVGASAQWQWLDKDGRKVYSDRPPPVEVPQKNILKQPGFGKAASQPTPVQSETPATAAAAPASGAASTPGLPQASGKDKKLEEAKAKADADEAAKKKAEVDRVAKAKAENCVRARKSKTSLTSGGLIGTVNEKGERGFMDDAAREAEIKRADGVIASDCS, encoded by the coding sequence ATGAAACCGTACAAGCTTCTTTTGTTGACTGTCGCCTGCACATGGGCGGTGGGGGCGTCCGCGCAATGGCAATGGCTGGACAAGGACGGCCGCAAGGTCTACAGCGACCGTCCGCCGCCAGTGGAAGTCCCGCAAAAGAACATCCTCAAGCAACCCGGATTCGGAAAGGCCGCGTCGCAACCCACGCCGGTGCAAAGCGAGACGCCCGCCACGGCTGCGGCCGCTCCAGCCAGCGGTGCAGCCAGCACGCCGGGCCTGCCGCAAGCCTCAGGCAAGGACAAGAAACTGGAAGAGGCCAAGGCCAAGGCCGACGCGGACGAAGCCGCCAAGAAGAAGGCCGAAGTCGACCGCGTCGCCAAGGCCAAGGCTGAAAACTGTGTCCGTGCACGCAAGTCCAAGACCTCGCTGACGTCGGGCGGCTTGATCGGCACGGTCAACGAAAAGGGGGAGCGCGGCTTCATGGATGACGCTGCACGCGAAGCCGAAATCAAGCGCGCAGACGGCGTGATCGCTTCAGACTGTAGCTAG
- the guaB gene encoding IMP dehydrogenase yields MRLLGKALTFDDVLLVPAFSQVLPKDTTLATRFTRNINLNLPLVSAAMDTVTEARLAIAIAQEGGIGVVHKNMTAEEQAAEVSKVKRHESGVVHDPVVITPEHTVLQVLQLSEERGISGFPVVDGGKVVGIVTSRDVRFETRYDVKVKEIMTPRERLITVNEKDGTTPAQAKVLLNKYKLERILVINDAGELKGLITVKDINKQTSFPNAARDSAGRLRVAAAVGVGAGTEERVAALVKAGVDAIVVDTAHGHSKGVIDRVRWVKQNYPQIDVIGGNIATGAAALALVEAGADAVKVGIGPGSICTTRIVAGVGVPQIMAIDSVAQALAGTGVPLIADGGIRYSGDIAKAIAAGASTIMMGGMFAGTEEAPGEVILYQGRSYKSYRGMGSIGAMQQGSADRYFQEATTGNPNADKLVPEGIEGRVPYKGSVIAIIFQMAGGVRAAMGYCGCATIQDMNDKAEFVEITSAGIRESHVHDVQITKEAPNYRAD; encoded by the coding sequence ATGCGCCTTCTAGGAAAAGCGCTCACCTTCGACGACGTGTTGTTGGTGCCAGCATTCTCCCAAGTCCTGCCCAAGGACACGACCCTCGCCACGCGCTTCACGCGCAACATCAACCTGAATCTGCCACTCGTGTCCGCCGCCATGGACACCGTGACTGAGGCGCGTCTGGCCATCGCCATCGCGCAAGAAGGTGGTATCGGCGTGGTCCACAAAAACATGACGGCCGAAGAGCAAGCCGCCGAAGTCTCGAAGGTCAAGCGCCACGAGTCTGGCGTTGTTCATGACCCCGTGGTGATCACCCCTGAACACACCGTTCTGCAAGTGCTGCAGCTCTCCGAAGAGCGCGGCATTTCGGGCTTCCCGGTGGTCGATGGCGGCAAGGTCGTCGGCATCGTCACCAGCCGCGACGTGCGCTTTGAAACGCGCTACGACGTGAAGGTCAAGGAGATCATGACGCCACGCGAGCGTCTGATCACCGTGAACGAAAAAGACGGCACGACGCCCGCACAGGCCAAGGTGTTGCTCAACAAGTACAAGCTTGAGCGTATCCTGGTGATCAACGATGCGGGTGAGCTCAAGGGTCTCATCACTGTCAAGGACATCAACAAGCAGACCAGCTTCCCCAACGCCGCCCGCGATTCTGCTGGTCGCTTGCGTGTGGCTGCTGCGGTTGGCGTCGGTGCTGGTACCGAAGAGCGCGTGGCGGCACTGGTCAAGGCCGGTGTGGACGCCATCGTGGTCGATACCGCTCACGGCCACAGCAAGGGCGTGATTGATCGCGTTCGCTGGGTCAAGCAGAACTACCCACAGATCGATGTGATCGGCGGCAACATCGCTACCGGCGCTGCGGCTCTGGCACTGGTCGAGGCGGGTGCTGATGCGGTCAAGGTCGGCATCGGCCCGGGCTCCATCTGCACCACACGCATCGTGGCTGGTGTGGGCGTTCCGCAGATCATGGCGATTGACAGCGTGGCTCAGGCTTTGGCTGGCACAGGCGTTCCGCTGATCGCCGACGGTGGCATCCGCTATTCGGGCGACATCGCCAAGGCGATTGCGGCCGGTGCATCCACCATCATGATGGGCGGCATGTTCGCGGGCACCGAAGAAGCTCCCGGCGAAGTGATCCTGTACCAAGGCCGCTCCTACAAGAGCTACCGCGGCATGGGCTCCATCGGCGCGATGCAACAGGGCTCGGCCGACCGTTACTTTCAGGAAGCCACCACTGGTAACCCCAACGCCGACAAGCTCGTGCCCGAAGGCATCGAAGGCCGCGTGCCTTACAAGGGCTCGGTCATCGCCATCATCTTCCAGATGGCTGGCGGCGTGCGTGCGGCCATGGGTTACTGCGGTTGCGCGACGATCCAGGACATGAACGACAAGGCAGAGTTTGTGGAAATCACGTCCGCCGGCATCCGCGAATCGCACGTGCACGATGTGCAGATCACCAAGGAAGCGCCGAATTACCGCGCTGACTGA
- the ilvD gene encoding dihydroxy-acid dehydratase — translation MEIKNIQINRRSANITEGKARAANRSMFYGMGYKEDDFKKPMVGVANGHSTITPCNSGLQKLADAAIAGIEEAGGNAQVFGTPTISDGMSMGTEGMKYSLVSREVISDCIETCVGGQWMDGVLVVGGCDKNMPGGMMGMLRANVPAIYVYGGTILPGKWKGRDLNIVSVFEAVGENAAGKISDQELKDIEQHAIPGTGSCGGMYTANTMSSAFEALGMSLPYSSTMANPHDEKANSAKESAKVLIEAIKNDLKPRDIVTRKSIENAVAVIMATGGSTNAVLHFLAIAHAAEVEWSIDDFERIRKQVPVLCDLKPSGRYLAVDLHNAGGIPQVMKLLLNAGLLHGDCITISGKTIAETLADVPDAPPNPEVIRPIDKALYKQGHLAILKGNLSPEGCVAKITGLKNPVITGPARVFEDEQSALAAILDCKIKAGDVMVLRYLGPKGGPGMPEMLAPTGALIGAGLGESVGLITDGRFSGGTWGMVVGHVAPEAAAGGNIALVHEGDSITIDARELLLQLNVADEELTKRRATWKAPAPRYTRGVQAKFAFNASSASTGAVLDKFDL, via the coding sequence ATGGAAATCAAAAACATCCAGATCAACCGCCGCAGCGCCAATATCACCGAAGGCAAGGCGCGCGCCGCCAACCGCTCCATGTTCTACGGCATGGGCTACAAGGAAGACGATTTCAAGAAGCCGATGGTGGGCGTGGCCAACGGCCACAGCACCATCACGCCTTGCAACTCCGGCCTGCAAAAGCTGGCCGATGCGGCGATTGCAGGCATCGAGGAAGCCGGTGGGAACGCGCAGGTCTTCGGCACGCCGACCATTTCGGACGGCATGTCGATGGGCACTGAAGGCATGAAGTATTCGCTGGTCAGCCGCGAAGTCATCAGCGACTGCATCGAAACCTGCGTAGGCGGCCAGTGGATGGACGGCGTGCTGGTGGTGGGCGGTTGCGACAAGAACATGCCCGGCGGCATGATGGGCATGCTGCGCGCCAACGTGCCTGCGATCTACGTCTACGGCGGCACCATCCTGCCCGGCAAATGGAAGGGCCGCGATCTCAACATCGTGAGCGTCTTCGAAGCCGTCGGAGAAAACGCCGCAGGCAAGATCAGCGATCAGGAACTAAAGGACATCGAACAGCACGCCATTCCCGGCACCGGCTCGTGCGGCGGCATGTACACGGCCAACACCATGTCGAGCGCATTCGAGGCGCTGGGCATGAGCCTGCCCTACTCGTCCACCATGGCCAATCCGCACGACGAAAAGGCCAACTCCGCCAAGGAATCGGCCAAGGTGCTGATCGAGGCGATCAAGAACGACCTCAAGCCCCGCGACATTGTGACGCGCAAGTCCATCGAGAACGCAGTGGCAGTGATCATGGCGACGGGCGGATCCACCAACGCTGTGCTGCACTTTCTGGCGATTGCGCACGCGGCGGAGGTGGAATGGTCCATCGATGATTTCGAGCGCATCCGCAAGCAGGTGCCGGTGCTCTGCGACCTCAAGCCCAGCGGCAGATACCTCGCCGTCGACCTGCACAACGCGGGCGGCATTCCGCAGGTGATGAAGCTGCTGCTGAACGCCGGTCTGCTGCATGGCGACTGCATCACCATCTCCGGCAAGACCATCGCCGAGACGCTGGCCGACGTGCCCGACGCGCCGCCAAATCCTGAAGTGATCCGCCCCATCGACAAGGCCCTCTACAAACAAGGCCACCTCGCGATCCTGAAAGGCAACTTGAGTCCCGAAGGCTGCGTGGCCAAGATCACCGGATTGAAGAACCCGGTCATCACCGGCCCGGCGCGCGTGTTTGAAGACGAGCAATCCGCCCTCGCCGCGATTCTGGACTGCAAGATCAAAGCAGGCGATGTGATGGTGCTGCGCTACCTCGGCCCCAAGGGCGGCCCAGGCATGCCGGAAATGTTAGCTCCCACAGGCGCGCTGATCGGCGCGGGCCTGGGCGAAAGCGTGGGCCTGATCACAGATGGGCGCTTCTCTGGCGGCACCTGGGGCATGGTCGTAGGCCATGTCGCACCGGAAGCGGCTGCTGGCGGCAACATCGCGCTGGTACATGAAGGTGATTCCATCACCATTGATGCGCGCGAGTTACTGCTGCAGTTGAACGTTGCCGATGAAGAACTCACCAAGCGTCGCGCTACGTGGAAAGCGCCTGCGCCGCGATATACGCGTGGTGTTCAGGCGAAGTTTGCGTTCAATGCGTCGAGTGCGAGCACGGGGGCGGTGCTGGACAAGTTCGATCTCTGA
- a CDS encoding type II toxin-antitoxin system Phd/YefM family antitoxin: MQSVGIYEAKTRFSALIELVEQGEEVRITRHGKEVVRMLPVRRRPVISNEQIARELGQIEALQASIQPAADAGVAVLRDKGRSKAA; this comes from the coding sequence ATGCAATCCGTCGGAATCTACGAAGCCAAGACCCGCTTTTCTGCCCTGATCGAACTGGTCGAGCAGGGCGAGGAAGTGCGCATCACACGCCATGGCAAGGAAGTGGTACGGATGCTGCCGGTGCGACGTCGCCCGGTCATCTCCAACGAGCAGATCGCCCGCGAGCTGGGCCAGATCGAAGCGCTGCAGGCGAGCATTCAACCTGCTGCGGACGCAGGCGTCGCGGTGCTGCGCGACAAGGGGCGGAGCAAAGCCGCATGA
- a CDS encoding type II toxin-antitoxin system VapC family toxin, which produces MSAQITTFVLDASVTAAWLLPDNASDATRRLYARIRRDEVDPHAPNLWQWECGNLIASGVNAGRIPQTSVEGLWGVLEAIRHRVELHDLAPAQHKAVLDVALETGLPTYDAAYLWLARSLKLPLLTFDEAQAKAAKKSGVALLDLNAL; this is translated from the coding sequence ATGAGTGCCCAGATCACCACCTTCGTGCTCGACGCCTCCGTCACCGCCGCCTGGTTGTTGCCCGACAACGCGAGCGATGCCACGCGCCGACTCTATGCCCGCATCCGTCGCGACGAGGTCGATCCGCACGCGCCCAACCTCTGGCAATGGGAGTGCGGCAACCTGATTGCCAGCGGCGTCAACGCAGGTCGCATTCCACAGACCTCGGTCGAAGGACTGTGGGGCGTGCTCGAAGCCATCCGCCATCGCGTGGAGCTGCATGATCTTGCGCCCGCCCAACACAAGGCAGTGCTCGATGTCGCACTCGAAACCGGCCTGCCCACCTACGACGCGGCCTATCTGTGGCTCGCACGATCACTCAAGCTGCCGCTACTCACCTTCGACGAAGCACAGGCCAAAGCCGCCAAGAAAAGCGGCGTGGCGCTGCTTGATCTGAACGCACTCTGA